From the genome of Telopea speciosissima isolate NSW1024214 ecotype Mountain lineage unplaced genomic scaffold, Tspe_v1 Tspe_v1.0366, whole genome shotgun sequence:
TCACATTCTTTCAGATATGTGACTTCGTACTGCCTCCAGCCAAGCCTTCCTGATACCACTGCACTATAGTTTCTTCCTCCAGAACATCGCTGCCGTACAGTGCCTTGAGAGCCAAGGCCAACACTTTCACAACTTCAGGGCTAGACTTTCCACAGAAATCCTCAATTGCCCACAGCAGAAACATTTGCGATCCTGCACCTGTGGCAGCAgcaaggtaactcttcttctTGGCCACCTCTTTGCCAAATCCTTTCCCAACACCTTCAAACAGGGCCTCAAACAGAGCATTCATGACCTCTTGGGGTGTGCCAGACAGGGAGCCTAATCTGGACTGCAGCTGGCTCACAGTGCATCCTTTCTTCAGACTCACTCTGATCTCCTCAACAAGCCTCTCTTGGGTACTCCCAACAGTTGTCCCATTCTCATTTCCTTTGTGCCCAGCTTTTGCTTCTGATTCTGGCGTGCCATTCTTGCTAGCAACTTCTGTTTTCTTTGCTATTGGGTTTGTCCTCACTCAACTATCAAAGATCCACTTTATCTGACTCCTCTATAGGTTTGTTTCTCACTAACATTGTGACCATGACTCTCCAGCAGCATGCTATATTGGAGATTCCCTAATTGACTCGattactaaagaaaataatgaaaataaaaccCCCAAGTGTGAATGCTAC
Proteins encoded in this window:
- the LOC122648023 gene encoding eukaryotic translation initiation factor 5-like produces the protein MNALFEALFEGVGKGFGKEVAKKKSYLAAATGAGSQMFLLWAIEDFCGKSSPEVVKVLALALKALYGSDVLEEETIVQWYQEGLAGGSTKSHI